A single window of Pseudarthrobacter psychrotolerans DNA harbors:
- a CDS encoding MoxR family ATPase, with protein sequence MDSHRRTAVNEVTPASRNFTAVTEPVGHLNGHKAAVMDAESFHAASQRILASINTVIDGKSDAARLALTVLLAQGHLLLEDVPGVGKTLLAKTLARTIDCTVSRIQFTPDLLPSDVTGVSIYNQASRLFEFRPGAVFANIVIGDEINRASAKTQSALLECMEEHQVTVDGDSYKLDEPFMVVATQNPIEMEGTYPLPEAQRDRFMARISMGYPDKDSEIEMLETHQATSPLAKVSAVVTAADVAAMIAAVQQVYVSQAVKEYTVSVGRATRESPLLRLGASPRSMLQLLRAAKATAALDGRDFVLPDDVVSVAESVLAHRIILDRKAAGAGETPHSVIRGILSRLPVNQEPVNSPARSSAPPAGLRRNH encoded by the coding sequence ATGGACTCCCACCGCCGCACCGCAGTCAACGAGGTAACCCCTGCCAGCCGGAACTTTACCGCGGTGACGGAGCCGGTGGGCCACCTCAACGGCCACAAGGCAGCCGTCATGGACGCCGAATCATTCCATGCGGCAAGCCAGCGGATCCTGGCTTCGATCAACACCGTCATCGACGGAAAGTCGGATGCCGCCAGGCTCGCCCTGACGGTGTTGCTGGCCCAGGGCCATCTGCTCCTGGAGGACGTGCCAGGAGTGGGCAAGACCCTCCTGGCCAAAACCCTCGCCCGCACCATCGACTGCACGGTCAGCCGCATCCAGTTCACCCCCGATCTGCTGCCCTCGGACGTGACGGGCGTATCCATCTATAACCAGGCATCGCGGCTGTTCGAGTTCCGCCCGGGTGCCGTGTTCGCCAACATCGTCATTGGCGATGAAATCAACCGGGCGTCCGCCAAGACCCAATCAGCCCTCCTGGAATGCATGGAGGAACACCAGGTGACCGTGGACGGGGACTCGTACAAACTCGACGAACCGTTCATGGTGGTGGCCACCCAGAACCCGATCGAGATGGAAGGCACGTATCCCCTGCCCGAGGCCCAGCGGGACCGTTTTATGGCGCGGATTTCCATGGGTTACCCGGACAAGGATTCCGAGATCGAAATGCTGGAGACCCATCAGGCAACCTCCCCGTTGGCCAAGGTCTCCGCCGTGGTCACCGCGGCGGACGTCGCAGCGATGATTGCCGCGGTCCAGCAGGTATACGTATCCCAGGCTGTCAAGGAATACACCGTCTCAGTAGGCCGCGCAACGCGCGAAAGCCCCCTGCTCCGGCTGGGCGCCAGCCCCCGCTCCATGCTCCAGCTGCTCCGGGCCGCGAAGGCCACGGCGGCCCTGGACGGCCGTGATTTTGTGCTCCCCGACGACGTCGTCAGCGTGGCGGAATCCGTGCTGGCCCACCGGATCATCCTGGACCGCAAGGCGGCCGGCGCCGGCGAGACCCCGCACAGCGTGATCCGGGGCATCCTCTCCCGACTCCCGGTGAACCAGGAACCGGTGAACAGCCCGGCCCGGTCATCGGCCCCGCCGGCCGGATTGCGCCGGAACCACTAG
- a CDS encoding TatD family hydrolase: MCNSLIPAAYRAAGADPADAAVSAPDADAAAGAGRQARRDYPPSPEPLPVPVMDNHTHLDFPDGESPVGIAAAMDAAQAVGVQGAVQVGCDLESSRFTVRAVDLDSRLLGAVALHPNDAPDYARRGELEDALTEIERLAAHPRIRAIGETGLDFFRTEGEGLAHQRYSFRRHIDIAKRLDLTLQIHDRDAHDDVVQVLREEGAPERVVFHCFSGDEALARICNDAGWNMSFAGTLTFKNAANLRAALAVADPALVLVETDAPFLTPHPHRGRPNASYMVPYTVRAMAELTGTDLAGLCTRISENTVRAYGSWD; the protein is encoded by the coding sequence ATGTGTAATTCGCTGATTCCCGCCGCCTACCGTGCTGCCGGGGCGGACCCCGCCGATGCCGCCGTCTCCGCGCCCGACGCCGACGCCGCAGCAGGTGCCGGGCGGCAGGCCCGGCGGGACTATCCGCCGTCGCCGGAGCCGCTGCCGGTCCCCGTGATGGACAACCATACGCACCTGGATTTCCCGGACGGCGAGAGCCCGGTGGGCATCGCCGCGGCGATGGATGCGGCCCAGGCCGTCGGAGTACAGGGGGCTGTCCAGGTGGGCTGCGACCTGGAGTCCTCCCGGTTCACGGTCCGCGCCGTTGACCTGGACAGCAGGCTGCTGGGGGCAGTGGCACTGCACCCCAACGACGCCCCGGACTACGCCAGGCGCGGCGAGCTGGAGGATGCGCTGACGGAGATTGAGCGGCTGGCAGCCCATCCCCGGATCCGGGCCATCGGCGAGACCGGCCTTGATTTCTTCCGCACCGAAGGGGAAGGCCTGGCCCACCAGCGCTATTCGTTCCGGCGGCATATCGATATCGCCAAGCGCCTGGACCTGACGCTGCAGATCCACGACCGCGACGCGCACGACGACGTGGTGCAGGTCCTGCGCGAGGAGGGGGCTCCGGAGCGGGTGGTGTTTCATTGCTTCTCGGGTGATGAGGCGCTCGCCAGGATCTGCAACGACGCGGGCTGGAACATGTCCTTCGCCGGCACACTGACCTTTAAGAACGCTGCCAACCTCCGCGCCGCGCTCGCGGTGGCAGACCCGGCCCTGGTGCTGGTGGAAACAGACGCTCCGTTCCTGACGCCGCATCCGCACCGGGGCCGTCCCAACGCCAGCTACATGGTGCCGTACACCGTCCGTGCCATGGCCGAATTGACAGGAACTGACCTCGCCGGGCTCTGTACCCGGATCAGCGAAAATACCGTGCGGGCGTACGGATCGTGGGACTGA
- a CDS encoding resuscitation-promoting factor, translating into MVKLFTTDGKFSFIKVGTQLVVLCALVLGLVAFVGNNKTVTLNVDGKVTSVQSFGGTVGQVVKSANVELKPADRVSPTADAKVENGTVINVNMAKAVKVSLDGSEKTVNTTAPDVAGLVTELGVASASSVSVPKEAQLAVAGSFVSISTPKTVSIVADGKAATATTTAGTVAQVLEDAGITLGVDDRSSQPGNAHVVNNMVVKVSRVDTSQTAASTEDVAFDSMTTESAELLKGEKEVTQAGVAGKVDKSFKLVMVDGREASRTLVAETVSLQPVTEKVTVGTKAKPAAAAGTNTGAAAPAMMNEAMWDKIAQCESTGNWSINSGNGYYGGLQFDIRTWIGSGGGAYAPNASLATKAQQIDIANRIYAQRGLQPWGCGWAATS; encoded by the coding sequence GTGGTCAAGCTCTTCACAACGGACGGCAAGTTCAGTTTTATCAAGGTCGGCACCCAACTGGTGGTGCTGTGTGCACTGGTGTTGGGCCTCGTGGCCTTCGTCGGAAATAACAAAACCGTTACCCTCAACGTCGACGGAAAAGTGACTTCGGTCCAGTCCTTCGGCGGCACCGTGGGCCAGGTCGTAAAAAGCGCCAACGTAGAACTGAAGCCGGCTGACCGTGTCTCGCCCACGGCGGACGCCAAAGTGGAGAACGGCACCGTGATCAATGTCAACATGGCCAAAGCCGTGAAGGTCAGCCTGGACGGCTCTGAAAAGACCGTCAACACAACGGCGCCGGATGTTGCCGGCCTCGTCACTGAACTCGGAGTGGCCAGCGCCTCTTCCGTTTCCGTCCCGAAGGAAGCCCAGCTCGCTGTGGCCGGATCCTTTGTCTCCATCTCCACGCCCAAGACCGTCAGCATTGTTGCCGACGGCAAGGCCGCCACGGCCACCACCACCGCGGGGACCGTCGCCCAGGTGCTGGAAGACGCCGGCATCACCCTCGGCGTCGACGACCGCAGCTCCCAGCCCGGAAACGCGCACGTGGTCAACAACATGGTGGTCAAGGTCTCCCGGGTGGATACCAGCCAGACCGCAGCCAGTACTGAAGATGTTGCCTTCGACAGCATGACCACTGAGAGCGCTGAGCTTCTCAAGGGCGAGAAAGAGGTCACCCAGGCCGGTGTGGCCGGCAAGGTGGACAAGAGCTTCAAACTGGTGATGGTTGACGGCCGCGAAGCCTCGCGAACCCTGGTCGCCGAAACTGTTTCTCTCCAGCCCGTGACTGAAAAGGTCACGGTTGGCACCAAGGCAAAGCCAGCGGCCGCCGCCGGAACAAACACCGGCGCCGCCGCCCCGGCCATGATGAACGAGGCCATGTGGGACAAGATCGCCCAGTGTGAGTCCACCGGAAACTGGTCCATCAACTCGGGCAACGGCTACTACGGCGGCCTCCAGTTCGACATCCGGACCTGGATCGGCTCCGGCGGCGGTGCCTACGCCCCCAACGCCAGCCTCGCCACCAAGGCGCAGCAGATCGACATCGCAAACCGTATATACGCACAGCGTGGCCTGCAGCCGTGGGGCTGTGGCTGGGCCGCTACGAGCTAG
- the rsmA gene encoding 16S rRNA (adenine(1518)-N(6)/adenine(1519)-N(6))-dimethyltransferase RsmA: protein MTEPTAAAPAPLFGASDIRRLAEEIGIRPTKTLGQNFVIDGNTIRRIVSVANIGPTETVLEVGPGLGSLTLGLLDAAQAVVAVEIDPVLAAKLPETVKAWRPEAAGAFHLVQADAMRVTSLPVEPTAIVANLPYNVAVPVVLHLLQHFPSLQHGLVMVQDEVADRLAAGPGSKTYGVPSVKAAWYSSMRKAGVIGMNVFWPAPKIQSGLVAFTRREPPETTATREQVFAVIDAAFAQRRKTLRAALAGWAGGAPEAERCLIAAGVAPSARGEVLDIHAFARIAEAREAGS from the coding sequence GTGACTGAACCGACTGCCGCCGCGCCCGCACCCCTCTTCGGTGCTTCCGACATACGCCGGCTGGCGGAGGAAATCGGTATCCGGCCCACCAAGACACTGGGCCAGAACTTTGTCATCGATGGCAATACCATCCGCCGGATCGTCTCGGTTGCCAACATAGGGCCCACCGAGACGGTGCTGGAAGTTGGACCCGGCCTTGGTTCGCTCACCCTGGGCCTGCTGGACGCCGCGCAGGCAGTGGTCGCCGTCGAAATCGATCCTGTCCTGGCGGCGAAGCTGCCCGAAACCGTCAAGGCTTGGCGGCCTGAAGCCGCGGGCGCTTTCCACCTCGTCCAGGCCGACGCCATGAGGGTGACGTCCCTGCCTGTTGAGCCCACCGCCATTGTGGCAAACCTGCCCTACAACGTGGCCGTGCCGGTGGTACTGCACCTGCTCCAGCATTTCCCCAGCCTGCAGCACGGACTGGTCATGGTCCAGGACGAGGTCGCCGACAGGCTGGCCGCGGGTCCCGGATCAAAGACCTACGGCGTGCCCTCCGTCAAGGCCGCCTGGTACAGCAGCATGCGCAAGGCCGGAGTGATCGGCATGAACGTCTTTTGGCCTGCGCCGAAGATCCAGTCCGGACTCGTGGCCTTCACCCGGCGGGAACCGCCTGAAACAACTGCCACCCGTGAGCAGGTATTCGCCGTGATCGACGCCGCCTTCGCCCAGCGCCGGAAAACGCTGCGGGCCGCCCTGGCCGGCTGGGCCGGCGGCGCACCCGAAGCCGAGCGCTGCCTCATCGCTGCCGGAGTTGCTCCATCGGCCCGGGGTGAAGTCCTTGATATCCACGCCTTCGCCCGGATTGCCGAAGCCCGCGAGGCCGGGTCGTGA
- a CDS encoding ABC-F family ATP-binding cassette domain-containing protein — MAHLLGGENLTVSYATRTVLDGITLGLEEGDRIGMVGRNGDGKSTLMRLLAMRSTPDSGRVTKRSEVNIGYLDQSDVLDGDLTVGAAIVGDQADYEWARNPQIREVMGGLVSDVDWHANVHALSGGQKRRVALAKLLIEDHDVIMLDEPTNHLDVEGVAWLSRHLKTRWRANQGAFLVVTHDRWFLDEVCTKTWEIHDGIMDPFDGGYAAYVLARAERDRAANVMEGKRQMLVKKELAWLRRGAPARTAKPKFRIEAANALIADVPEPRDSTALSKMATARLGKDVLDLENVSLDFLGGDPGQKLFDNITLRLAPGERLGLVGVNGAGKTTLLKLLNGEIEPSSGKVKRGKTVVTAVLTQEVKELDDVSDLRVIEVIEREKRSFNVGGKEFTAGQLVEQLGFTNEKQWTPVRDLSGGERRRLQLLRLLVGEPNVLMLDEPTNDLDTDTLAAVEDVLDGWPGTLVVVSHDRYLLERVTDHQMALLGDGKIRALPRGVDQYLELREGALAGSTITGGGNPVTGPSGSSAPAASGSSEAEKRDARKAKNRIERQLGKLEQQEKKIHDQMVKSTAESDFDALADQNKKLKDLATDREALELEWMEALEVLGE; from the coding sequence TTGGCACACCTTCTTGGCGGCGAAAACCTTACGGTTTCGTACGCAACGCGCACCGTCCTGGACGGCATCACCCTCGGACTCGAGGAAGGTGACAGGATCGGCATGGTGGGCCGGAACGGCGACGGCAAATCCACGCTGATGCGCCTCCTGGCCATGCGCTCAACCCCGGACTCCGGCCGGGTGACCAAGCGCAGCGAAGTCAACATCGGCTACCTGGACCAGAGCGACGTGCTCGACGGCGACCTCACCGTCGGCGCCGCGATCGTCGGCGACCAGGCCGACTACGAATGGGCCCGCAACCCCCAGATCCGCGAAGTCATGGGCGGCCTTGTGTCCGACGTCGACTGGCACGCCAACGTCCACGCCCTCTCCGGCGGGCAGAAGCGCCGCGTGGCGCTGGCCAAGCTGCTGATCGAGGACCACGACGTCATCATGCTCGACGAACCGACCAACCACCTCGACGTCGAAGGTGTCGCCTGGCTGTCCAGGCACCTGAAGACCCGCTGGCGGGCCAACCAGGGCGCCTTCCTGGTGGTCACCCACGACCGCTGGTTCCTGGACGAAGTCTGCACCAAGACCTGGGAAATCCACGACGGCATCATGGACCCGTTCGACGGCGGCTATGCGGCCTACGTCCTGGCCCGCGCCGAGCGTGACCGCGCGGCGAATGTTATGGAAGGCAAGCGCCAGATGCTCGTGAAGAAGGAGCTCGCCTGGCTGCGCCGCGGCGCCCCGGCCCGCACGGCCAAGCCGAAATTCCGCATCGAGGCCGCCAACGCCCTCATCGCCGACGTCCCCGAGCCGCGCGACTCCACCGCCCTGAGCAAGATGGCCACCGCCCGGCTCGGCAAGGACGTCTTGGATCTCGAAAACGTTTCGCTGGACTTCCTCGGCGGCGACCCCGGCCAGAAACTCTTCGACAACATCACCTTGCGCCTTGCTCCCGGTGAGCGGCTGGGCCTCGTGGGCGTCAACGGCGCCGGCAAGACCACCCTGCTGAAACTCCTCAACGGCGAGATTGAGCCGTCATCCGGCAAGGTCAAGCGCGGCAAAACCGTGGTCACCGCCGTACTCACCCAGGAGGTCAAAGAGCTCGACGACGTCTCGGACCTGCGCGTGATCGAAGTCATCGAGCGCGAAAAGCGGTCCTTCAACGTGGGCGGCAAGGAATTCACGGCGGGCCAGCTGGTAGAGCAGCTCGGCTTCACCAACGAGAAGCAGTGGACCCCGGTCAGGGATCTGTCCGGCGGTGAGCGCCGGCGCCTCCAGTTGCTGCGCCTGCTGGTGGGGGAGCCGAACGTGCTGATGCTCGATGAGCCCACCAACGACCTCGACACCGACACCCTCGCGGCCGTCGAAGACGTCCTTGACGGCTGGCCGGGCACGCTCGTTGTGGTCAGCCACGACCGCTACCTGCTGGAGCGCGTGACGGACCACCAGATGGCGCTGCTGGGCGACGGCAAGATCCGTGCCCTGCCCCGCGGCGTGGACCAGTACCTGGAACTCCGCGAAGGGGCTCTTGCCGGCTCCACGATCACCGGCGGCGGCAACCCCGTCACCGGTCCGAGCGGCAGCTCCGCACCAGCGGCCTCCGGCTCCTCCGAAGCCGAAAAGCGCGACGCCCGGAAGGCGAAGAACCGGATCGAGCGCCAGCTGGGCAAACTGGAGCAGCAGGAAAAGAAGATTCACGACCAGATGGTCAAAAGCACTGCGGAGTCCGACTTCGACGCCCTCGCTGACCAGAACAAGAAACTCAAGGACCTCGCCACCGACCGCGAAGCCCTGGAACTCGAATGGATGGAAGCCCTGGAAGTCCTCGGCGAATAA
- a CDS encoding TetR/AcrR family transcriptional regulator encodes MSNNPPRTRMTGVQRRSQLVDVGRGLFAARGLDGTTIEEIAACAGVSKPVIYEHFGSKEGLYTQVVDFEFHILLDSITAALTEEGKPRVLVERAALALLTYIEDRADGFRILMRDAPPSQPEGAFSTLLSQVTARVEHILSDEFHRRGFSAQDGAMYAQMLVGMVAMTGQWWQDSRQPDKHTVAAHLVNLAWNGLTGLQKDPELKSEP; translated from the coding sequence GTGAGCAATAACCCACCCCGGACACGGATGACAGGCGTTCAGCGGCGCAGCCAGCTGGTCGACGTCGGCCGTGGCCTTTTTGCCGCGCGCGGGCTCGACGGGACCACCATTGAGGAAATCGCGGCCTGCGCCGGTGTTTCCAAGCCTGTGATCTACGAACATTTCGGCTCCAAGGAAGGCCTGTACACGCAGGTAGTGGACTTCGAGTTCCACATCCTGCTGGACTCGATCACCGCTGCCCTGACCGAAGAAGGCAAGCCACGGGTCCTGGTGGAACGCGCCGCGCTGGCCCTCCTCACGTACATCGAGGACCGGGCGGACGGCTTCCGGATCCTGATGCGGGACGCTCCGCCGTCGCAGCCCGAAGGCGCCTTCTCCACCCTGCTATCCCAGGTCACCGCCCGTGTGGAACACATCCTCTCCGATGAATTCCACCGCCGCGGCTTCAGCGCCCAGGACGGAGCCATGTACGCCCAGATGCTCGTGGGCATGGTGGCCATGACCGGCCAGTGGTGGCAGGACAGCCGGCAGCCCGACAAACACACCGTGGCCGCGCACCTGGTCAACCTCGCCTGGAACGGCCTCACAGGTCTCCAAAAGGACCCGGAGCTGAAGTCCGAGCCCTGA
- the glmU gene encoding bifunctional UDP-N-acetylglucosamine diphosphorylase/glucosamine-1-phosphate N-acetyltransferase GlmU, which yields MIPETTGPAAVIVLAAGAGTRMKSRTPKILHEIGGRSMVGHALLAARSINPGRLALVVRHERDLVARHLNELDPEALIVDQDDVPGTGRAVEVAMQALDAQEKLAGTVVVTYGDVPLLTGSLLADLVATHEREANAVTVLTALLADATGYGRILRGDDSSVTGIREHKDATETERLIREVNSGIYAFDADVLRDALVHITTDNSQGEKYLTDVLGLARQSGGRVAAVVTEDRWQVEGANDRVQLSALGAELNRRTVEAWMRAGVTVVDPATTWIDSTVILDEDVRILPNTQLHGATTVARDAVVGPDTTLTDVRIGEGAKVTRTHGSGAVIGADAAVGPFTYLRPGTVLGDTGKIGAFYETKNVTIGRGSKLSHLGYAGDAEIGEDTNIGCGNITANYDGEKKHRTVIGSGVRTGSNTVFVAPVTVGDGAYSGAGAVIRKDVPAGALVLSVAAQRNAEGWVVANRPGSRSAELAQAAASDSSHTPASTEEDQR from the coding sequence GTGATCCCCGAGACTACCGGCCCAGCCGCCGTCATTGTTCTGGCAGCAGGCGCCGGTACCCGGATGAAATCCCGTACCCCGAAGATCCTGCACGAAATCGGCGGCCGGTCCATGGTGGGCCACGCCCTCCTGGCAGCCCGCAGCATTAATCCCGGACGGCTGGCCCTGGTGGTCCGCCACGAGCGGGATCTGGTGGCCCGTCACCTGAACGAGCTGGACCCCGAAGCCCTGATCGTGGACCAGGACGACGTCCCCGGCACCGGGCGCGCCGTTGAGGTGGCCATGCAGGCACTGGACGCCCAGGAAAAACTCGCAGGCACCGTAGTGGTCACGTACGGCGATGTTCCGCTCCTCACCGGCAGCCTGTTGGCGGACCTGGTGGCCACGCATGAGCGGGAGGCCAATGCCGTCACCGTGCTCACCGCGCTGCTGGCTGACGCCACCGGCTACGGACGTATTCTCCGCGGTGATGACAGCTCCGTGACCGGCATCCGCGAGCACAAGGATGCAACGGAAACCGAACGCCTGATCCGCGAGGTCAATTCCGGGATCTACGCCTTCGACGCCGATGTCCTCCGTGACGCGCTGGTCCACATCACCACTGACAATTCGCAGGGCGAGAAGTACCTCACCGACGTATTGGGCCTCGCGCGGCAGTCGGGCGGCCGCGTTGCCGCCGTCGTCACCGAGGACCGTTGGCAGGTGGAGGGCGCCAATGACCGCGTGCAGCTCTCCGCCCTCGGCGCGGAACTGAACCGCCGCACCGTTGAAGCCTGGATGCGCGCCGGGGTCACCGTAGTTGACCCCGCCACCACCTGGATCGATTCCACCGTGATACTGGACGAGGACGTCCGCATCCTGCCGAACACGCAGCTGCACGGAGCCACCACCGTGGCGAGGGACGCCGTCGTCGGCCCCGACACCACCCTGACCGATGTCCGCATCGGCGAGGGCGCCAAGGTGACCCGCACACACGGGTCCGGTGCCGTGATCGGTGCGGACGCCGCCGTCGGCCCCTTCACGTACCTGCGTCCCGGCACCGTGCTCGGCGACACCGGCAAGATCGGTGCGTTCTACGAAACCAAGAACGTCACGATTGGCCGCGGCTCCAAACTTTCCCACCTCGGCTACGCCGGCGACGCCGAAATCGGCGAGGACACCAACATTGGCTGCGGCAACATCACGGCCAATTACGACGGCGAGAAGAAGCACCGCACGGTGATCGGCTCGGGCGTCCGCACAGGTTCCAACACGGTCTTTGTTGCACCGGTCACCGTGGGGGACGGTGCCTACAGCGGCGCCGGCGCGGTGATCCGCAAGGACGTCCCGGCAGGGGCACTCGTCCTGTCCGTTGCGGCACAGCGCAACGCCGAGGGATGGGTTGTGGCCAACCGCCCCGGCTCACGCTCGGCTGAACTGGCGCAGGCGGCCGCCTCAGATTCCTCACATACCCCAGCATCGACAGAAGAGGACCAGCGATAA
- a CDS encoding ribose-phosphate diphosphokinase — translation MSEITARGEKKLVLAAGRAHPELAREIAKELGTELLPVDAYDFANGEIYVRAGESVRGTDAFVIQAHPAPLNNHLMEQLIMIDSLKRASAKRITVVSPFYPYARQDKKGRGREPISARLVADLYKTAGADRIMSVDLHTSQIQGFFDGPVDHLMAIPLLADYIRTRVAADNVTVVSPDTGRVRVAEQWAERLGGAPLAFVHKSRDLTVPNQAVSKTVVGQIEGRTCVLIDDMIDTGGTISGAVQVLKNAGAKDVIIAATHAVFSDPAAQRLSESGAREVVVTNTLPLTANQQFPQLTVLSIAPLIARAIREVFDDGSVTSLFDGNA, via the coding sequence ATGAGCGAAATTACGGCACGCGGCGAGAAGAAGCTGGTGCTTGCCGCTGGGCGGGCGCACCCCGAACTGGCGCGGGAAATCGCCAAGGAGCTGGGGACCGAGCTGCTGCCCGTGGATGCCTATGACTTCGCCAACGGGGAGATTTACGTCCGCGCCGGCGAAAGCGTCCGGGGAACCGACGCGTTCGTCATCCAGGCGCACCCGGCACCGTTGAACAACCACCTCATGGAACAGCTGATCATGATCGATTCGCTGAAGCGGGCCTCCGCCAAGCGGATCACCGTGGTTTCCCCGTTCTACCCGTACGCACGGCAGGACAAGAAGGGCCGCGGCCGCGAACCCATTTCCGCCCGCCTGGTCGCGGACCTGTACAAGACCGCCGGTGCCGACCGCATCATGAGCGTTGACCTGCACACCTCGCAGATCCAGGGCTTCTTCGACGGTCCGGTGGACCACCTCATGGCCATCCCCCTCCTGGCCGACTACATCCGCACCCGCGTCGCCGCAGACAATGTCACCGTGGTGTCCCCGGACACCGGCCGGGTGCGCGTCGCCGAGCAGTGGGCCGAACGCCTGGGCGGAGCGCCGCTGGCGTTTGTGCACAAGAGCCGTGACCTCACCGTTCCCAACCAGGCCGTGTCCAAGACCGTCGTGGGCCAGATCGAGGGCCGGACCTGCGTCCTGATCGATGACATGATCGACACCGGCGGCACCATTTCCGGAGCGGTCCAGGTCCTGAAGAACGCAGGGGCGAAGGACGTCATCATCGCCGCGACGCACGCTGTCTTCTCCGATCCCGCTGCACAGCGGCTCTCCGAATCCGGCGCCCGCGAAGTGGTGGTCACCAACACGTTGCCACTCACAGCGAACCAGCAGTTCCCGCAGCTGACGGTGCTGTCCATCGCACCGCTGATCGCCCGCGCCATCCGCGAAGTGTTCGACGACGGTTCGGTCACCAGCCTGTTCGACGGCAACGCCTGA
- a CDS encoding 50S ribosomal protein L25/general stress protein Ctc, whose translation MSEQKLAAEVRTEFGKGFARRARMANLIPAVIYGHGAEPIHITLPAKATTLAVRKANALLTLDVNGEEHLALVKDVQRDPIKQIIEHVDLLTVIKGEKVTVDIPVHIVGELAPGSVFNQELTVISLEAEATHLPTAIEVDIEGRSAGQHIHASDLVLPKGSVLLADADALVVHISEATEVSEEEAQADSAASVSAE comes from the coding sequence ATGTCTGAGCAGAAGCTCGCAGCAGAAGTACGCACCGAATTCGGCAAGGGCTTTGCCCGCCGCGCGCGCATGGCCAACCTGATCCCGGCAGTCATCTACGGCCACGGCGCCGAGCCGATCCACATCACGCTTCCGGCCAAGGCCACCACGCTGGCAGTCCGCAAGGCCAATGCCCTGCTGACCCTGGACGTCAACGGCGAAGAGCACCTGGCCCTGGTCAAGGACGTCCAGCGCGACCCCATCAAGCAGATCATCGAGCACGTCGACCTGCTGACCGTCATCAAGGGCGAGAAGGTCACCGTGGACATCCCGGTTCACATCGTTGGCGAACTGGCTCCGGGCAGCGTCTTCAACCAGGAACTCACCGTCATCTCCCTCGAGGCCGAGGCAACCCACCTGCCGACCGCCATCGAGGTCGACATCGAAGGCCGCTCCGCCGGACAGCACATCCACGCTTCCGACCTGGTCCTGCCCAAGGGTTCGGTCCTGCTGGCCGACGCCGACGCATTGGTTGTCCACATCTCCGAGGCCACTGAGGTCTCTGAGGAAGAGGCACAGGCTGACTCTGCAGCTTCCGTCTCAGCCGAGTAA